In Sparus aurata chromosome 3, fSpaAur1.1, whole genome shotgun sequence, the following are encoded in one genomic region:
- the LOC115578700 gene encoding unconventional myosin-XVIIIa-like, protein MDFFSSLWGSLRNMLSSPTVENVRISQSIPPIRFVKPPFEPRPLILLERADLNASQVPGSVSGLEMPSGNARISQNIPPIRCVQSPVEPRPLSLFDVAGLNASQVPGSVSGLEMRSRPSHVRVAVREEKLGSFKSQVEALQLELEDTKAENSRLISDVSRLQLEVKDMKAKEKILNDQVKNLIAEGSQCKSLNKEYQAEIQELRALVYDLKCGAEQTQQTHTSELPELELLERTMQDKDFLEAVQELQDRANTLNMQNKYISEQKTQLESTLNEKEAENANLRAEVQVLQVNQTRTREWIQSLTAEVGQLESLTELVEAEIDRLNVALRSLQNKEAFLNEQVSCLTAKGEYLEGVNEKKQAEIEQLMATARHLKENEDSLRQQHDSLAEELSQHKSLTKIQNEKNKNLKKALDGLQHLLNGAKQQIFDQDELIKKQKRQTEYNQQLVEELYTETTDVKQTICEVNHQLEKRPEEEVLAGVETISQEFRVLAENTEKPGPSESLRDEDLLESPAAEPRAAEVQISS, encoded by the coding sequence ATGgactttttttcatctttgtggGGTTCACTTAGAAACATGTTGTCATCTCCAACAGTTGAAAATGTGAGGATATCTCAAAGCATCCCTCCTATTCGGTTTGTGAAGCCACCATTTGAACCGAGGCCCCTCATTCTGTTAGAGAGGGCAGATTTAAATGCATCACAGGTGCCTGGAAGTGTCTCTGGGCTGGAGATGCCGTCAGGAAATGCGAGGATATCTCAAAACATCCCTCCTATTCGGTGTGTGCAGTCACCCGTTGAACCGAGGCCCCTCTCCTTATTCGATGTGGCAGGTTTAAATGCATCACAGGTGCCTGGAAGTGTTTCTGGGCTGGAGATGCGGTCCAGACCTTCTCATGTTCGAGTGGCGGTCAGGGAGGAAAAGCTGGGATCATTCAAATCACAAGTTGAGGCACTTCAGTTGGAATTAGAAGATACGAAGGCTGAGAACTCCAGGCTTATATCTGATGTAAGCAGGCTTCAGTTGGAGGTGAAAGATATGAAGGCCAAAGAGAAGATTCTGAATGACCAGGTAAAAAATCTCATTGCTGAAGGGTCCCAATGCAAGAGTCTGAATAAGGAATACCAAGCAGAGATACAAGAGCTGAGAGCATTGGTGTATGACCTTAAATGTGGTGCAGAGCAGACTCAACAAACGCACACCAGTGAGCTGCCTGAACTTGAACTCCTTGAACGGACGATGCAGGACAAAGACTTTCTGGAAGCAGTGCAGGAACTGCAGGACCGTGCAAACACTCTGAACATGCAGAATAAGTACATTTCTGAGCAGAAGACCCAGCTTGAATCTACCCTGAATGAAAAAGAGGCAGAGAATGCAAATCTGAGAGCAGAAGTTCAAGTTCTGCAGGTAAATCAGACAAGAACACGTGAGTGGATCCAGAGTCTGACTGCTGAGGTGGGCCAACTTGAATCTCTGACAGAACTGGTGGAAGCAGAGATTGACAGACTGAATGTGGCATTGCGGAGTCTTCAGAACAAAGAGGCGTTTCTGAACGAGCAGGTCAGCTGTCTCACTGCTAAGGGGGAATACCTTGAAGGtgtaaatgagaaaaaacaagcagagaTTGAACAGCTGATGGCCACAGCGCGTCATCTTAAGGAAAATGAAGACTCTCTTAGGCAGCAGCATGACAGCCTGGCCGAAGAGCTTTCTCAACATAAGTCTCTGACTAAGATCCAAAACGAAAAGAACAAAAACCTGAAGAAGGCTCTGGATGGGCTTCAGCACCTACTGAATGGGGCTAAGCAACAAATCTTTGATCAAGATGAGCtcataaaaaagcaaaagcGTCAAACTGAGTATAATCAGCAACTGGTAGAGGAGCTTTACACTGAAACAACCGATGTGAAACAAACAATCTGTGAAGTTAACCACCAGCTGGAGAAAAGGCCGGAAGAAGAGGTGCTGGCCGGTGTTGAGACTATCAGTCAGGAATTTAGGGTTTTggctgaaaatacagaaaaaccaGGCCCATCTGAGAGTCTGAGAGATGAAGACCTCCTGGAGAGTCCAGCTGCAGAACCCCGAGCTGCTGAGGTTCAGATCAGTAGTTGA